The following is a genomic window from Hyalangium gracile.
GAAGCCACGGAGGGTCAGCGAGCGCTCCTCTTCGCGCGAGTAGCTCTCCCTGTCCTCGATGGTGCGGGTGGCCACCGCGATGACCCGGACTCCTTTCTGGCTCCAGGCATCGAAGCGCTGCTGGAGCACCGCCTGGAGCGACTCGTCCAGCGGGCCACCGCCGGTGACCTGGGTGCAGGCCTCCAGGACGTGGGCGAACGCTCCCTTCGTGATGAGCTGAACCTCACCGTCCCGGCGGGTGATGACCGAGAGCCGCTTGCGGACGAAGTCATAGGGAATCTCCCCCAGCTTCTCCGCCCCGGGCGCAGGTTCGTGCGCCCGGAGAATGGCCTCATCGAGCGGGTTTGACAGCCCTGCCTGGAGCGCGGCATTGAGGGCCGCCAGCTCGAGCACCGCTTCGGACTTCTGGCCCGCGGCGTCATAGGCCCCCTCCAGGCTGACGACCCCCTCCGTCAGCGTCCCCGTCTTGTCGGTGCACAGCACATCCATGCTGCCCAGGTTCTCGATGGCGCTGAGCCTGCGCACGAGCACCCCTCGGGCGGCCATCGCCTGCGCGCCGGCGGAGAGGTTCACGCTGAGGATTGCGGGCAGCAGCTCCGGGCTCAGTCCCACCGCGAGCGCCAGCGAGAAGAGCAGCGTCTCGACGGGAGGCCGCTTCAGCAGCACGTTGGCGGCGACGACGACCAGCACCATGACGACCATCGTCGTGAGCAGCACGTACCCGAAGTGTCGCAGGCCCCGATCGAACTCCGTCTCAGGGGCGCGCAGCGCCAGGTGTCGGGCGATGCTGCCGAAGTGTGTGCCCCGGCCCGTGGCGACGACGACACACTTTCCGGCGCCGCTGAGCACGTGGGTGCCCCGGAAGACGCAGTTGTCGCGCTGGGCCAGCGCCGCCTCCGGCTCCAGGGTCCCGGGCCGCTTCTCGACCGGAAAGCTCTCTCCCGTCAGCACGGCCTGGCTGACGAACAGATCCGTCGCCTCGAGCAGCCGCGCGTCCGCGGGGACCATGCTGCCCGCGGACAGAAGCACCAGGTCCCCCGGGACGACCTTCGAGAGGGGCACGGCGCGCGCCTGCCCGCCTCGGAGGAGCGTCACCAGGGTGGAGATCCGTTCACGCAGCCGTGCGATGGCGACCTGGCCCCGGTACTCACGCGAGTAGCCGAGCAGCACGCTGGCGAGGACGATGGCCAGGACGATGGCCGCGTCGGTCCAGTCGCCCGTGAAGGCCGAGACGAGCGCCGCGACGAGCAGCAGGAGCACCAGGGGACTCTTCACCTGCCGCCAGGCCACGTCGAGACGGGAGGGCCTCCGGGACTCCTCGAGCTCGTTCTCGCCATACCGCGCCAGTCGCCGGGTGGCCTCGTCCTCGGAGAGCCCGCCAGGTGTCGTCTCCAGGGCGTCGAGCAGGCCCTGAGGCGAGAGGGCCCAGTACCGCTCGATGGCCGGGCCCTGCTCGGCCTCCCGCTGCTCACGGAGCTCGCCGCGCGAGAGCAGGAGCCCCGGCACCAGGGGGATGAAGAAGCTGAACCCGCGGAACAGGATCGTCGCCGAGATCGCCGCGGCGAGGGGGACTCCGATGAGATTCAGCGCGCCGATGGCTGCGGCCTCGAAGAGCCCCAGCCCCGCGGGGATGATGCTGAGCGTCCGGGCCACGGTCGACACGGTGAGCGCGGAGAACACGCCGGCCGGCGCCGCGTCGACTCCGAGCGAGCGGAGCAGGGCCCAGAGCGTCGCGGCATCGAGCACGTGGATGATGAAGTTGAAGCCCGTGGCCTCGGCCAGCACGCGCGGGCGGTGCGCCAGCTCGGGAGGGGCCTCGGTCAGTGCGCGGATGAGCGTCTGGAGGCCGGGAAGCCGGGAGAGGGTACGCGGCAGCCTGGCGGGCTTGCCTCGGGACAGGCGCATCAGGGCGACAATCAGCGCACTGGCGAGCGTGATGAACACCGCCGAGACGACCCACACCGGGGCCTGGGCCTTCCCGAGCCAGCCCGCCACAGCCAGGGCGAGCACGAGCGCGAGGATGAGGGAGGTGTAGTTGGTGATGGTCTCGACCACCACGCAGGCCAGCGCGGGCCCGCGCTCGACCCCGCGCCGCTGAAGCCCCCGGACGACGAGCACCGAGCCGCTGATCCCCGCGGAGGGGAGGGCCTGGTCGATGAAGAGCTTCGCGAAGCTCATCGTGTAGAGCTCCCAGAGCGGCGTACGGGCGCGCGCTCGGACGAGCACGACCTCCCACACCGCGGACTGGGCCAGATAGGTCGCGGCCTGGAGCAGCGCGGCGAGCAGGAGGTACTCGGGAGCGGCGCGCCTCAGCAGCAGCGCGAACTCCCGTTGCTCCGTCCAGCGGGCGGCCACGAGGATGACGGCGCCCAGCAAGGCGAGGCCGAACCACCATCTTCCTGGTTGCCACCTGCGTTGAGCTGGCACGTGACGTCACTCGCTCGGACGAGCACTACTGCCACCAGCCCCCGTCGCCAGAAGCTCCTGCATTCATGGACTCCTCCCGCCGCTCCGCCCAGCCAGGCTGAGCAGGGCGGAGCGCAGGAGAAGGGTGCGCACGGGCTTGCTCGTACGAAGTCGAACCCTGGGGAGGGTGAGGGAGCCATTCACCAACAATCCAGCGGTCCGGCCGGGGCCGAGACGATGAGGCGGATGCGCACCGGCGGTAGCCGCTCCCACCCGCAGGTGCTGTTCGGCGGCTTGCACTGTCGACAGGGCGCGCCCCTGTCTCAACGGCGGTGGGATTGGCCGCGCGACACCCTGAGGAAGGACGCCGCTGCGAGGGCGATGATGAGCGCCGCGAGGGCGAGCACGCTGATGCCGTCGTATTTCGACAGGTCGACAACGATGACCTTCCGGGCGATGGCGATGAGGGCGACCTCCAAGACGATTTCAACGTGAATGACGCTGTCGCGCAGGTACGCCTTGATGGTCTCGAGCAGCTCCACGCCGATGAGGATGAGGAGCACGAAACCAAAGATCTCCAGCAGCTCGTCCTCGTCCAGAAGGAGAATGGGCGGTGTGATGATGTCCTTGGTAATGATCCACCCCAGCTCGAGGGTGGAGAGTGCTACGACGACCATCATCATCACAATGATCGAGACGACGACGAAGCGCTCGAACTTCTTGATGATGAGGCTCAGTCTCCCCTCTGGGGATGGATCGCTTTCAGTGCTCACAGGCCGTCCTCTTTCTGTTCTGGAACTGTGCGAGCTACCGCGCGCACGCGGTGTCCATCGCCACCTGGGGCTCGCGTGCATGCCCCAGGCTCCCATAGGGCGCGTGCCCCGCCGCGGCCATTGCCCTGCTGGCGTGCCTCGTGGTTCGCCACGACACACGCGGGAGCCCCGCGAGCCCGCTTCCCTGTCCTCACCCCCAGTCCAGGCTGAGCCGAGACGTAGCTCGGCTCCGCAATCATGGGTGACACACGCACCATGACTGGAAGAGGACTGGTCGGGAGAAGGGGCTCCGCGCGGCTCAAGCCGGCCGCCGAGCCGCTCGGGGACGGTTCCCGACCGCTCGCGGGGAGGCAGCCGAGCGGTGCTCGACTCCGCGGTACCTGGTAGGCCTCACCCATGAACGGAGGCAGGGCCATGGCAGGAAGCACGGAGAGCGGCAGTGGACGGCGCGGGAACCGTTGGAGGATGGCGGTGTGGGGCACCTCAGCGCTCATGCTGCTGGCGCCCGCGGTGGCGATGCGGTTCACCGAGGAAGTGGCTTGGGGCCCGGCTGATTTCGCCATCTTCGGCGCCATGCTGCTCGTCGCCTGCGGCACCTACGAGCTGGCAGCGAGGATGACGGGCAGCACCGCGTACCGAGCCGCCGTCGGCGTTGCGCTCGCGGCGGCATTCACCCTCGTCTGGATGAACCTGGCCGTTGGCATCATCGGGAGCGAGGACAACCCCGCCAACTTGATGTACGGCGGAGTGCTCGTCGTCGGGATCGCGGGTGCCATCATCGCGCGCTTCCAGCCACATGGGATGGCCCGCGCGCTGGTCGGGACGGCGCTGGCTCAGGCGCTGGTCGCTGTGATCGCCCTGATCGCCGGATTGGGCTCCGCCCTGGTCCTGACGGGGCTCTTCGTCGCGCTGTGGCTCACCTCGGCCCAGCTCTTCCGGAAGGCGGCGCGGGAGCCGCGTCCCGCGGGCGCGGCACCGTAGGACGAGCGCCCGGGGGGGCCGCGACGCTGGACATGAGGACACGAAGGGCCCCGTGGAGAAGGCGCTCACGGAGGCTCTTCAGAAGCATGTGAAGACCGCCTGGCTGCCCATCTTCTCATTCGGGGTGCACTTCTCATTCGAGGTGGGGGTCCTTCGCGGCTGCGGCGTCCAGCCGCAGGAACCGTGCGGCGTTGTTGTAGAGGATGTCGCGCTTCTGGGCCGCGCTCAGGAAGGGGGCCTCCTCGATGAGCTGGATGGCCTTCGGGATGACGTCGGGCCACACCATCTGGTCGGACCCGAACATCACCCGGTGCCCGAAGCCCGCTTCGACCAGGCGCCGCAGGTACCGATAGAACTCGGCCTTCGGGAGCGCATAGATGATCACGCCCGTGTCCACGTAGACCTGGGGATGCGCCCACATCACCGCGCGCATGTCATGGCATTGGCCAGCACGCGGCCCTCCTCGACGACGGAGAACGCGCGGTAGGCGTCGTTCCACTCGCCCCACTCGTACCAGCGCCGGAAGGACGCGCGCCGGAACACCTGGGGCACGTAGTCGCAGAACGCAGCCTGGAGTGCCGCATCGCCTGGGCCGATCTCAGTGGCGGAGGGGAGGGGGCTCGAGGACATCCAGTGACTGTTGCACACCCAGGGCCACCTGGGTGAGGCGCGAGCCCTATCCGGGCCCCCT
Proteins encoded in this region:
- a CDS encoding amidohydrolase family protein, yielding MRAVMWAHPQVYVDTGVIIYALPKAEFYRYLRRLVEAGFGHRVMFGSDQMVWPDVIPKAIQLIEEAPFLSAAQKRDILYNNAARFLRLDAAAAKDPHLE
- a CDS encoding phosphate-starvation-inducible PsiE family protein — translated: MSTESDPSPEGRLSLIIKKFERFVVVSIIVMMMVVVALSTLELGWIITKDIITPPILLLDEDELLEIFGFVLLILIGVELLETIKAYLRDSVIHVEIVLEVALIAIARKVIVVDLSKYDGISVLALAALIIALAAASFLRVSRGQSHRR
- the mgtA gene encoding magnesium-translocating P-type ATPase, whose translation is MPAQRRWQPGRWWFGLALLGAVILVAARWTEQREFALLLRRAAPEYLLLAALLQAATYLAQSAVWEVVLVRARARTPLWELYTMSFAKLFIDQALPSAGISGSVLVVRGLQRRGVERGPALACVVVETITNYTSLILALVLALAVAGWLGKAQAPVWVVSAVFITLASALIVALMRLSRGKPARLPRTLSRLPGLQTLIRALTEAPPELAHRPRVLAEATGFNFIIHVLDAATLWALLRSLGVDAAPAGVFSALTVSTVARTLSIIPAGLGLFEAAAIGALNLIGVPLAAAISATILFRGFSFFIPLVPGLLLSRGELREQREAEQGPAIERYWALSPQGLLDALETTPGGLSEDEATRRLARYGENELEESRRPSRLDVAWRQVKSPLVLLLLVAALVSAFTGDWTDAAIVLAIVLASVLLGYSREYRGQVAIARLRERISTLVTLLRGGQARAVPLSKVVPGDLVLLSAGSMVPADARLLEATDLFVSQAVLTGESFPVEKRPGTLEPEAALAQRDNCVFRGTHVLSGAGKCVVVATGRGTHFGSIARHLALRAPETEFDRGLRHFGYVLLTTMVVMVLVVVAANVLLKRPPVETLLFSLALAVGLSPELLPAILSVNLSAGAQAMAARGVLVRRLSAIENLGSMDVLCTDKTGTLTEGVVSLEGAYDAAGQKSEAVLELAALNAALQAGLSNPLDEAILRAHEPAPGAEKLGEIPYDFVRKRLSVITRRDGEVQLITKGAFAHVLEACTQVTGGGPLDESLQAVLQQRFDAWSQKGVRVIAVATRTIEDRESYSREEERSLTLRGFLTFVDRPKEGAREAILELSRVGVSIKLITGDSRRVSEHVAREVGLGSGRVLTGARLDQLTDEALWHQAELTDLFVEVDPTQKERIILALKKRGHVVGFMGDGVNDAPAMHAADTSISVEKAADVAKEAADFVLLDRHLDVVRRGITEGRKTFANTLKYILTTTSANLGNMVSMAIASLFLPFFPLLAGQILLNNFLSDVPAVGLAGDSVDPEMMDKPRRWNMRLIGRFMVSFGLLSSLFDFLTFWALLWVFHASPELFRTGWFIESLLTELVIALVVRTRRPFYRSRPGTLLLVSTVAVAALTLLLPFLPFAGELGFVHPPGTLLLVVLAITGLYVVTTEQAKKGFFRGEA